A single genomic interval of Hevea brasiliensis isolate MT/VB/25A 57/8 chromosome 4, ASM3005281v1, whole genome shotgun sequence harbors:
- the LOC110673288 gene encoding DNA repair protein XRCC4 — protein sequence MEITAPRHTCLKLQIPTAQSEPIFVKGIWFDSHFHLSITDGLNAWVCDATEEQVRERASQWDQPVSEYIHLAEQYLGFQQPGSVYLFTDAGDGHKRLSWTFEKEGTKLEWRWKCLPSPDSKKVTAGILDFLMDANIRLSEEVVRQTQSYERLKEEAEKCLTQSEKFNSEKMEFESAIYAKFLGVLNSKKRKLRELRDQLSTKKTFGKLPEEEEESSDKTESFDEGSDDAKSEEETPEKLTGTSKNTLSIRGGGRKRITHK from the exons ATGGAAATAACAGCTCCCAGGCACACCTGCCTGAAGCTTCAAATCCCCACCGCCCAATCCGAACCAATTTTCGTCAAAGGCATATGGTTCGATTCTCACTTCCACCTGTCCATCACTGATGGCCTCAACGCTTGGGTCTGCGATG CGACGGAAGAGCAGGTGAGGGAGAGAGCATCGCAGTGGGACCAGCCGGTGTCCGAATACATTCATTTGGCCGAGCAATACCTGGGGTTTCAACAGCCCGGTTCCGTTTATCTGTTTACCGATGCCGGTGATGGCCATAAACGA TTGTCATGGACATTTGAAAAAGAAGGGACTAAGCTCGAATGGCGATGGAAGTGCCTACCATCACCTGATAGTAAGAAGGTTACTGCTGGAATCTTGGACTTTCTCATGGATGCAAATATAAGGCTGAGT GAAGAAGTTGTCAGACAGACTCAATCATATGAACGGCTGAAGGAGGAAGCTGAGAAGTGTTTGACACAAAGTGAGAAATTCAACAGTGAGAAGATGGAATTTGAATCTGCAATATATGCGAAG tttcttggGGTTTTGAATTCAAAGAAACGAAAACTTAGAGAGCTTCGAGATCAGCTGTCAACAAAGAAAACTTTTGGAAAATTGccagaggaagaggaagagtccTCGGACAAAACTGAGAGTTTTGATGAAGGCAGTGATGATGCAAAAAGTGAGGAAGAAACTCCAGAGAAACTTACAGGCACTTCAAAGAATACACTATCAATTAGGGGTGGTGGTAGAAAGAGGATTACACACAAGTAG